GAATAGCAAAAAAACGTAAATTGCGTAAAATTCCACTCAATTTGCGTGGTTTTTAAAACAATTTTGAGCGTTTTTGTTCAATTTTAATGATTTTTCAGTCAAACCAACTAAAAAGTTATGAGTAAAATCTCTGCAGCCATTACAGCTGTTGGCGCTTATGTGCCCGAATACGTATTAACCAATCAGATCCTTGAAACGATGGTTGATACAAATGATGAATGGATTACTTCTAGAACAGGAATTAAAGAACGTCGTATTCTAAAAGACGACGGTAAGGGTACCTCGTACCTAGCTATAAAAGCTGCCCAAGACCTTATTAATAAAAAAGGTATTGATCCAAAAGATATAGAACTTGTTATAGTTGCTACGGCAACTCCAGATATGAAAGCTGCCTCTACGGCATCATTTACAGCCTCAGAAATTGGTGCTATAAATGCTTTTTCTTTCGATATGGATGCAGCATGTTCTAGTTTCTTATTTGGTATGTCTGTTGCTGCTAGTTATATTGAAACTGGCCGTTACAAAAATGTATTATTAATTGGAGCCGATAAAATGTCTTCAATTATTAATTATAAAGACAGAGCTACTTGTATTATTTTTGGCGATGGAGCTGGAGCCGTTCTTTTTGAACCAAACGAAGAAAGCCTAGGTTTACAAGATGAGTA
The window above is part of the Algibacter sp. L3A6 genome. Proteins encoded here:
- a CDS encoding beta-ketoacyl-ACP synthase III, which produces MSKISAAITAVGAYVPEYVLTNQILETMVDTNDEWITSRTGIKERRILKDDGKGTSYLAIKAAQDLINKKGIDPKDIELVIVATATPDMKAASTASFTASEIGAINAFSFDMDAACSSFLFGMSVAASYIETGRYKNVLLIGADKMSSIINYKDRATCIIFGDGAGAVLFEPNEESLGLQDEYLRSDGTGREFLQATYGGSSHALTHEILDEGGHYAFQEGRTVFKNAVFNMADAAEKILKRNNLNKDTVDWLAAHQANKRIIDATANRMDLAPEKVMSNIEKYGNTTSATLPLLINDYESQLKKGDNVIFAAFGGGFNWGSIYLKWAYNTK